One part of the Glycine max cultivar Williams 82 chromosome 14, Glycine_max_v4.0, whole genome shotgun sequence genome encodes these proteins:
- the LOC100787631 gene encoding thaumatin-like protein 1 — translation MDRPTLSSLFSFLLTLHLSLSGVISTTFTLVNKCDYTVWPGILSNAGVPPLSTTGLVLQTGASTTIAAPASWGGRFWGRTLCSEDSTGKFSCVTGDCGSGKLECSGNGAAPPATLAEFTLDGAGGLDFFDVSLVDGYNVPMLVVPQGGSGEKCTATGCVGDLNGACPSELKVMGADGREGVVACKSACEAFNSPQYCCSGAYGTPDTCKPSAYSAIFKSACPRAYSYAYDDKTSTFTCASADYTITFCPSPTTSQKASQGQDGSSTSPFLNNNSTMVYEGAFDQSEMSWATCRHVFQSQAIAGIVSITMAMWRLCQLF, via the exons ATGGATCGCCCAACACTATCATCATTATTTTCATTCCTACTAACACTTCATCTATCATTATCAG GGGTAATTTCAACAACATTCACTCTAGTTAACAAATGTGACTACACCGTGTGGCCGGGAATTCTTTCCAATGCGGGTGTTCCTCCTCTTTCAACCACCGGCTTGGTTCTCCAAACCGGCGCCTCCACCACAATCGCCGCACCCGCGTCTTGGGGTGGCCGTTTCTGGGGCAGAACACTCTGCTCCGAAGACTCCACCGGCAAATTCTCCTGCGTCACCGGCGACTGCGGCTCCGGCAAGCTCGAGTGCTCCGGAAACGGCGCCGCGCCTCCTGCCACCCTCGCCGAGTTCACCCTCGACGGAGCCGGAGGCCTCGACTTCTTCGACGTGAGTTTAGTCGACGGCTACAACGTGCCGATGCTGGTGGTGCCGCAGGGTGGCTCCGGCGAGAAGTGCACCGCGACGGGGTGCGTGGGAGATCTGAACGGCGCGTGTCCTTCGGAGCTTAAAGTGATGGGCGCGGATGGGAGAGAGGGCGTGGTGGCGTGCAAGAGCGCCTGCGAGGCGTTCAACTCGCCGCAGTATTGCTGCAGCGGCGCGTACGGCACGCCCGACACGTGCAAGCCATCGGCTTACTCAGCGATATTCAAGAGCGCTTGCCCACGCGCTTATAGCTACGCGTACGACGACAAGACCAGCACCTTCACTTGCGCTTCCGCGGATTATACCATAACCTTTTGCCCTTCCCCTACCACCAG TCAGAAGGCATCACAGGGGCAAGATGGTTCTTCAACCTCTCCCTTTCTTAACAACAACAGCACAATGGTGTATGAAGGTGCATTTGATCAGAGTGAAATGTCGTGGGCCACGTGCAGACACGTGTTCCAATCCCAAGCCATTGCCGGCATTGTCAGTATCACGATGGCTATGTGGCGGTTGTGCCAGCTCTTCTAA